In the Diospyros lotus cultivar Yz01 chromosome 13, ASM1463336v1, whole genome shotgun sequence genome, ATATTGatttttgtgtaaaaaaatgacataCATAACAACCAGTGATCACAGGGAGGCGCAAGGGTGATCTTTATGTTCTTCCTAACTTGCCGAAACTCTATTTTTCTCATTGTTTCAAATTCGGCCCTACAGATGTTTGGCACTAACGCTTAGGACATCCCCAATCCTCTGctttacaatttttaaaaaataaagggtTGATTGATGTTATTGGCAGTATAACAACCAAACATATTTTTGATAGTTGCCAATTAGGGAAGCTTAGTAGATTACCTTTTTCTACTTCTAAACATTTAAGCTCtagcatttttgaaaaaattcattGTGATTTGTGGGGACCTGCTCCTATTTTATCTattggaaaattcaaatattatgcATGTTTAGCTGATGATTTTTTAAGTATACTTGTATCGTTCCTTTACAACATAAATTTGACTTTGTAAGTCCTTATTTAGCCTTTGAACAATATGTCAACAGACAATTTAACAAAAAGATCAAGATTTTTCACTCGAATGGAGGAGGAGAATTCATAAACTCCAAGTTATCATCTCACTTCCTCTCCACTGGAATTATATATCAGGTATCATGTCCATACACTCACTACAAGGAAAAGTGGTATTGGCGGCGAAGTTTTCCCGGCGGTTTTATGAATTGTCGGGAAAACATCaccattaccggcggttttaaaaaccgccggtaaaacgttatcattaccggcggtttataaAACCGCCGGTTATGGAGTCAACATGACCGGCGGTTTATAAAACCGCCGGTTATAGCATACACATCTCCGGCGGTTTTATAAAACCGCCGGTGATTTTGACCataaccggcggtttttaaaccgccggttaTGTTTTCCCTtcaccggcggttttaaaaccgccggggatagtATCTATATAATCCCGTCCTTAACCccttcgatttcttccaaaatcccccccctgcaaaccctaacCGGTTCTCTCCTTCGATCACCCTCACGcctcgctgcctccctcgatCACCCTCGCGcctcgctgcctccctcgatcaccctcgctcgcctcgccttccctcgctctctcgctcgcctcgcctcgccctccctcgctcgctCGCCTCGGCTCGCcttccctcgctcactctcagtcggcctcgccctccctcgctcactctcagtcggcctcgccctcccttGCTCACTCTCAGGCGCTATCgccctcggcctcgccctccctcgctcactgatCAGTCGCACATGCAACCAGAGAAGTGGTGATTGGAATTGGGGTAAATTACAGTTCGATTGCTCCGCGATAGTTGTTCTTCCTTGATCAGGTTTGTCTCCAGCTTGTGTATAATGTATCTCTATACGTATGAATCTTGCGTGTTATCCCAGATCCTCTGTTTCTCCGTTCCAGATCAGTAGCATCATCTATGTTATGATTTGATTGTGCTTTgtgctttgattttgttttaccaGTTAGTGGTGATGCTATGATATGCTTCTGCTTTgtgctttgattttgttttaccaGTTAGTGGTGATGCTATGATATGCTATGATATACGTTTGCAGTAGTTTCTTATTCGGGCATTGTCAAACCCTAAAAATGGCAGTCAAAAGgcccaattaattttttttttcagcaaCATTAATGAATGCGCACTAATGGAgctgaaaaattattattttgaaatgcaCATGTAACTCTAATTTATTTGAGTTAGAGCATTTTGAGCAAGATGAAAGTGAATGAtctttgaaaattatatgcatTACCAAATTGATATCCCATTCGACTCGATCgaataaatgtttaaaaattcaTAAGATTTTGTAAAACTTCATTTAACTTAAAAGCTAATATCAAAAGGTAATTTTGCAGAACTCTTAAATAGTAAGGGAAggtaatattattttgaaaggtGAGGAATTCTCAGAAGGTGTACCAAAATTTGagggctaagtgtaatttagtaaaaaatgaAAGGCGGCTTCCTAATCCTATCTCATCCTCACAGCTGCCTTGGAGCAAAAACCATCGTCACCATTAGGTTGATTCTTAAATAAaagactatatatatagatttcaaTTAccttaactatatatataggttCTTAATTATTAGTCAGCAGGGAGGGAGACCTCCTCTTCCTTTCAGTGGGGATTTTTTTGATTGAGGGCACTGCCTCTATTTCAATAATGCCTTTCCTATATATTCCTGGAAAGATATTATTGGGTCCCATAATCACTCTTCGCAAATTTCCTAATTAGGCCTTGATTCGGTGGCTCATGCATGTTTTAGGCCTTGTTTGGCTCTTGATTTGGTGGCTCACGGATAGGATATCTCaaaagtggggggggggggggtctgtCATGtcaataaagtattttttttaaacatttttttattttttaaataatagtttaattttcaaatatattattcttataaaagttGCATAATTCAATCTTTGAATCCTTATTTTTAGCaggtttgatatataaattattttaatggagCTGAATAAGAGTTGGATTAACATATCAAACAGGATAGATCATCGATACGAACAAGGAATTCAGGAGTTTATTCAGTTTGCCTATAGACATAAGTCTCCTGGGGCAAGCATATATTGTCCGTGTATTAAATGTGTTAACAGATATTTTCATAAACGAGATGTTGTGGAGGAACATCTCATTTTGAATGGGTTTGacactaattacataatatgGACGGTTCATGGAGAGTTATATGTGCCTCGTCATAGTCGAGAAGAATTTCAAGATCAGGAATGTaatattggagatgatatggtgggaatGATACATGATGCACATGGAGTTCCCATAAACAATGCTGGAAGTAGTGAAGAAGCTACGAGATTCTATGAATTGTTGGAGAAGGCAGAAACAGAGTTATGGCCTGgttgtaagaacttcacgacaTTATCATTTATTGTTCGTTTACAACACTTGAAGGTATTGGGTGGGTTGTcggataaaatatttgatatgttgcttgagttgttgaatgaGGCATTTCCAGAAGGAGTGTCATTGCCACGATCGTATCGGGAGGCTAAGAAATTGAGTGAGGATTTAGGTTTTAAGTACTATAAGTACGATGCATGCCCTAACAATTGTATGCTCTTTTGGAAAGATGCATCAAAGTTGGATATATGTACTTTTTGTGGAGAGTCAAGGTATAAAGAATACGAGGTGCACGTGGACGACGATATAACGAAGATGAAAAAAGTCGCTTCTAAACAAGTACGACACTTTCCTTTGATTTCGAGACTGCAAAGATTGTTTATGTCTAACAAAACAGCATCGTTAATGAGGTGGCATGAAGAAGGTAGAACAAATGATGGTATAATGAGGCACCCTGCTGATTCATTAGCTTGGCAATCTTTTGATGAACAACATCCAAAATTCGCTGAAGATAGTCGCAATGTTAGACTTGGGTTGGCTTCTGATGGGTTTAATCCGTTTCGAACAATGACCATTAGCTATAGCATTTGGCCAGTTGTGTTAATGCCATATAATCTACCGCCTTGGTTATGTATGAAACAACCTTACATCATCTTGTCTTTATTGATTGATGGACCTCGTGCACCAGGAGACAATATTGATGTGTTTCTGCAACCGTTGATTCAAGAGTTACAAGAATTATGGAACGAAGGGATAGAAACTTATGATGcttcaagaaaagaaatgttTCACATGCATGCAACATTGTTGTGGACGATTAATGATTTTCCTGCGTATGCTAATTTATCTGGATGGAGTACTCGAGGAAGAGTTGCTTGTCCTTGTTGCATGAAAGAGACAGAGTCCAAATGGTTAAAACATGGTGGTAAGTTTTGTTATATGGGTCACCGTAGATTCTTGGAGGACATGAGTCATCATTTTCGGTTAGACAAGAAGAATTTTGATGAGACTATTGAAAACCGTGTTGCTCCTCCTCAGTTATCTGGCTACGATGTATTCAAAGATGTTGAATTTGTTAAGAAGATGTATGGAAACCGTGAGAATTCTGGCGCTAGTGTTGGGAGAGGAATGGGTGGTTGGAAAAAACATAGTATATTCTTTGAGCTTCCATATTGGCAAGACAATTTGATCCGACATAATCTCGACGTCATGcacattgagaaaaatgtttgtgACAACATAATTTGGACGTTATTAAATGTTTCAGGTAAATCAAAGGACAACTTGAAAGCACGTCTTGATTTGAAAGAACTAGGGATAAGAAAAAAGTTGCATCCTGAAGATCGTTTAAGTGGGAAGAAGTATTTACCTCCTACATCTTTCACGTTGAATCgagaacaaaaacatatatttttgaaagtattgaaaagtataaaatcACCCGATGGATTCTCATCAAACATATCACGTCGTGTCCAACTCAAAGAACACACAATGAGTGGACTTAAGAGCCATGACAATCATGTTTTGATGCAACATTTGCTTCCATTGGCAATTAGGAGGGTGTTCAAGAGAAAGTATGTCagtaaaactttgattgaattATGCAATTACTTTAAACAGTTGTGTTCTAAAAACATTACAGTTGACGAGTGTAACCAATTGAGGTCACGCATTATATTGGTGCTTTGTCACCTCGAGAAAATATTTCTACCGAGCTTCTTCAATATAATGGAGCATTTAGTTGTTCACCTGCCTGACGAAGTCCAAATTGCGGGACCGGTAATGTTTCGGTGGATGTATCCAGTCGAGAGGTATATTaagccatgatttttttaatttgtgaatttgtttgttcgtttttaagtaaatattgtgAATTTACTTGATAATGTAACTTATCATGTAGGTTCTTATTGACATTGAAAAAGTATGTAAGGACTAGAAGTCATCCAGAAGGATCTATTGCTGAAGGTTACTTGGCAGAAGAGTGTTTGACTTTTTGTGCAAGGTATTTGGATGATGTGGAAACAAAGTTTAATAGGCCGGTTCGAAATTATGAGGGTGCACATGGTCAACCTATCCCAAAAAAGGGGAAATTAGTCACATTGGATGAGATTTCATTGCAACAAGCCCATCGTTATGTGCTAGCaaattgtagtacaatttcATCTTATCGAGAGTAAGATTATTATAACTTAATCTGgttaatcaattttatttcataataaaaaaaaatgtgtactttaatttcataattcttATCATTTGCATACAATGCAGGACACACTTACAATCCATTAGATTGGAAAGAAGATGTGCTAGCAATCGTGAAATTACACAAAAACACCATGAAAACTTCCCATCATGGTTTCAAAAACATGTAAGTCTTAACATGCTGCCACCACACCCTAAACATCCATATCTACTCATTTTAGAATTTGCATATATTTATTTGCGTAATGAATTATAAACATGTTACAAAACAGGTTTATGAATTGCAAGTAAGTGGTCACAATGTACCCAATGAAGTGAAAACATTAGCTGCTGGGCCTCACTCATGGGCATGGAAGTATTCTGGGTACATCGTAAATGGATTCAAATTCCACACGAGGCgtcgagaaaggagaagaatgactcaaaacagtggagtattattaaatgcaaatacTGAAAGTTATGCTAGTTCAAAAGATAAACGTCCTATCAGTGGTGATGTTACCTTTTATGGAGTCCTAACAGATGTTGTTGAGATACGATACTCTAacgaattcaaatttgttttgtttaagtgTGATTGGGTTGACAATAATAGAGGGATGAAGGTTGACAGTTTGAATTTCAtaactgtaaattttaattgtttaatgtaTCAAGAGAATAAACCAACAGACGAACCTTTTATACTTGCAACTCAAGCATCACAAGTGTGGTATGTGGCTGATCCTCTTGATGAAGAATGGTATGTTGTCATGAAGATGACACCTAGAGATTTGTATAACATGGGTAAAAGAAATGTGGTAGGGAGCTGTGACGAGGAAGATGCTTTAATTAGTAATCATGTTGAAATCAACAATGATCAGTCCTTACATGCAGAGTTAGGAGAATCTGATGAAGACTACTCTTCTGGAGAATCTGATGAGGATGGTATGCTAGTCGATATATCAGATGATGACGACAATTCCATTCCTTATACTGCACACAGTGATGATAATGATTTCTAATATTGAAGTGGCATGTATATGTCTTCCttgcataatatttaatgatgtggtatgtatatatgtttatgtttttagctttttatgttttgatttgttatttttgtttaacctaaattgatatgctaacagattgtttttacattcaaatcaataatagGCAATTACATTGATGGCACCTAAGAGGCAGACTCGTTGGCCATTTGGATCCATGTCACGTAGTATAGATTCACACCACGATGATTCACAATCAGTTCCATCCCATcatccaaacccaaacccaGTCCCGCCACATCTACATCATCCCGAAGAGGACTtgatccactcacaatccaacccCCAAAACTCACATAGTCAGCaaggtaaataccaaaaattattattctttcctAATTCAATCTGAATTTATTGTGGTATTATGTTTTAGCAGGTACAAGCTCTATGTCATCTACtgccaagaaaggaagaggaatatcaagacaaatttcaaagtggggaaaggaaaagattcatattgaatttgatgctCAAGGACAACCAGTTGGGGAGATGGCAACTAAGTTGGAAACCCAACTAGGTGTGATGGTAAGGAATATTGCTCCCCTTACATTTACTGATTGGAGATCACCGGGGATG is a window encoding:
- the LOC127788070 gene encoding uncharacterized protein LOC127788070, whose amino-acid sequence is MELNKSWINISNRIDHRYEQGIQEFIQFAYRHKSPGASIYCPCIKCVNRYFHKRDVVEEHLILNGFDTNYIIWTVHGELYVPRHSREEFQDQECNIGDDMVGMIHDAHGVPINNAGSSEEATRFYELLEKAETELWPGCKNFTTLSFIVRLQHLKVLGGLSDKIFDMLLELLNEAFPEGVSLPRSYREAKKLSEDLGFKYYKYDACPNNCMLFWKDASKLDICTFCGESRYKEYEVHVDDDITKMKKVASKQVRHFPLISRLQRLFMSNKTASLMRWHEEGRTNDGIMRHPADSLAWQSFDEQHPKFAEDSRNVRLGLASDGFNPFRTMTISYSIWPVVLMPYNLPPWLCMKQPYIILSLLIDGPRAPGDNIDVFLQPLIQELQELWNEGIETYDASRKEMFHMHATLLWTINDFPAYANLSGWSTRGRVACPCCMKETESKWLKHGGKFCYMGHRRFLEDMSHHFRLDKKNFDETIENRVAPPQLSGYDVFKDVEFVKKMYGNRENSGASVGRGMGGWKKHSIFFELPYWQDNLIRHNLDVMHIEKNVCDNIIWTLLNVSGKSKDNLKARLDLKELGIRKKLHPEDRLSGKKYLPPTSFTLNREQKHIFLKVLKSIKSPDGFSSNISRRVQLKEHTMSGLKSHDNHVLMQHLLPLAIRRVFKRKYVSKTLIELCNYFKQLCSKNITVDECNQLRSRIILVLCHLEKIFLPSFFNIMEHLVVHLPDEVQIAGPVMFRWMYPVERFLLTLKKYVRTRSHPEGSIAEGYLAEECLTFCARTHLQSIRLERRCASNREITQKHHENFPSWFQKHVYELQVSGHNVPNEVKTLAAGPHSWAWKYSGYICDWVDNNRGMKVDSLNFITVNFNCLMYQENKPTDEPFILATQASQVWYVADPLDEEWYVVMKMTPRDLYNMGKRNVVGSCDEEDALISNHVEINNDQSLHAELGESDEDYSSGESDEDGMLVDISDDDDNSIPYTAHSDDNDF